From one Dermacentor silvarum isolate Dsil-2018 chromosome 3, BIME_Dsil_1.4, whole genome shotgun sequence genomic stretch:
- the LOC119444919 gene encoding facilitated trehalose transporter Tret1-like — protein sequence MDGVHVIEPQEIEAIYVKTPTPLIHYMLAVLVMLVQQFSGVNAILLFACGPLHAGFGYASHDTFIVLSSLQLVTTAVAAQLLDVVGRLKPLAVSVVVSTGSVMALGGVYFGVSHDEPAFDAHLAARITVVCKVIFTIGFSLGLGPASWALAVELAPLRNNGFEFGSVCAFHWASALAIISMFSIVGTTTASLALLVFLSAAVTFAGGMTALKLLPDTRCVSLEGILLRGQAEGTTRRASDIMDALKPPDALQQMTKTEHEDHKPLRGEHKRHQPKEEAHHSAGRLSATSASKSKAKAHAKSTAKPQATAEPRAKPEARAKDGAVEAVASREAEVKSGMLRTETPVVSPVEEAPEKQEISGSDEEEQP from the exons ATGGATGGGGTGCACGTTATTGAACCCCAG GAGATCGAGGCGATCTACGTGAAGACGCCAACGCCCCTCATTCACTACATGCTGGCCGTGCTAGTGATGTTGGTGCAGCAGTTCTCCGGCGTCAACGCAATCCTGCTCTTCGCCTGCGGTCCACTTCACGCGGGCTTCGGATACGCCTCGCACGACACATTCATCGTGCTGTCGTCCTTGCAG CTGGTGACGACCGCAGTAGCTGCTCAGCTGCTGGACGTCGTGGGGCGTTTGAAACCGCTGGCGGTGTCCGTGGTCGTGAGCACTGGGAGCGTGATGGCCTTGGGCGGCGTTTACTTCGGCGTCTCGCACGATGAGCCGGCGTTCGATGCGCACCTCGCCGCTCGCATCACCGTAGTCTGCAAG GTCATCTTCACTATCGGTTTCTCTCTCGGTCTCGGTCCGGCGTCCTGGGCTCTCGCCGTCGAACTGGCACCGCTACGTAACAACGGGTTCGAGTTCGGAAGCGTGTGCGCTTTCCATTGGGCCTCGGCGCTCGCCATCATCAGCATGTTCAGCATCGTGGGCACCACGACTGCGTCACTGGCCCTGCTGGTCTTCTTATCCGCCGCCGTTACGTTCGCGGGCGGCATGACCGCCTTAAAACTACTGCCGGACACGCGATGCGTCAGCCTCGAGGGAATCCTACTGCGAGGCCAGGCTGAAGGGACCACCCGCAGGGCGTCGGACATTATGGATGCGCTCAAACCACCCGACGCACTGCAGCAGATGACCAAGACAGAACATGAAGACCACAAGCCACTGCGAGGCGAACACAAAAGGCACCAGCCCAAAGAGGAAGCGCACCATTCGGCTGGCCGATTGTCCGCTACGAGCGCCTCCAAGTCAAAGGCCAAAGCTCACGCTAAGTCTACGGCCAAGCCTCAAGCAACGGCAGAACCTAGAGCTAAGCCCGAGGCCAGGGCTAAAGATGGCGCTGTGGAAGCGGTTGCGTCCCGTGAGGCTGAGGTTAAGTCCGGCATGCTGAGGACGGAAACGCCCGTCGTTTCGCCCGTTGAAGAAGCTCCGGAGAAGCAGGAAATTTCAGGCAGCGACGAGGAAGAGCAACCGTAG
- the LOC119444920 gene encoding facilitated trehalose transporter Tret1-like, translating to MTRTAPSLQQSSSAAVNPTTSLWTTVGAATDTRAVSAAFTTDSRKTSAASAQGHAPAVKHSPDTSLRWSQSRSRAEHLPTVQQSRGSSDAKRLASIAAPWAGSLSVGSSVGYSLPAARSLVRVRDNTTEYFHISDKEIFWFDSLLLLGAVFGSLCACFVVHWLGRRRMLAVGCLGSLASWLVMAAASADSFHLLAARVLGGLCTGVVSLVVPAYISEAAPAKDRGKTCGAYQTGVAAGVLIMYVLGKFANWSQMALWCAMPPAMALLLLWMTVESPRWLYENAQYEDAHKALRILRGSNLEADAEYEASTRTALSNNDVALTKGSHSELHERVSEPGNGK from the exons ATGACACGGACGGCTCCCTCGTTGCAGCAGTCCTCAAGCGCGGCGGTCAACCCGACCACGAGCCTGTGGACGACAGTTGGGGCGGCGACCGACACGCGTGCCGTGTCGGCGGCGTTCACCACCGATTCCCGCAAAACGTCGGCAGCGTCGGCGCAGGGCCACGCTCCCGCGGTGAAACACAGCCCGGATACGTCGCTGCGTTGGTCCCAGTCGCGCAGCCGGGCCGAACATTTGCCGACGGTGCAGCAGAGCCGGGGGTCCTCGGACGCCAAGCGACTCGCCTCGATCGCTGCCCCGTGGGCCGGTTCGCTGAGCGTGGGCTCTTCCGTGGGGTACTCACTGCCGGCTGCCCGCAGCCTCGTGCGCGTCAGGGACAATACGACGGAGTACTTCCACATCAGCGACAAGGAAATCTTCTG GTTCGACTCGCTTCTCCTGCTGGGCGCCGTGTTCGGATCACTCTGCGCCTGCTTCGTGGTACACTGGCTGGGCCGGCGCAGGATGCTGGCGGTGGGCTGCCTCGGCTCGCTGGCCTCTTGGTTGGTAATGGCCGCTGCCTCTGCCGACTCCTTCCACCTGCTCGCGGCTAGGGTGCTCGGAGGACTGTGCACCGGTGTCGTGTCGCTCGTGGTGCCCGCCTACATCTCCGAGGCAGCCCCCGCCAAAGACCGTGGGAAGACG TGCGGCGCCTACCAGACGGGCGTGGCTGCAGGAGTGCTCATCATGTACGTCTTGGGCAAGTTCGCGAACTGGTCGCAGATGGCCCTGTGGTGCGCGATGCCACCGGCGATGGCGCTCCTGCTGCTCTGGATGACCGTCGAGTCCCCTCGCTGGCTGTACGAGAACGCGCAGTACGAGGACGCGCATAAGGCGCTGAGGATCCTCCGAGGCAGCAACCTCGAGGCGGACGCCGAGTACGAGGCAAGCACTCGCACAGCGCTCTCGAACAATGACGTGGCACTGACAAAAGGGTCCCATTCAGAGCTCCACGAAAGGGTGTCGGAACCAGGAAACGGAAAATAA